A region from the Aphis gossypii isolate Hap1 chromosome 1, ASM2018417v2, whole genome shotgun sequence genome encodes:
- the LOC114119573 gene encoding cordon-bleu protein-like 1 isoform X2 — protein sequence MNVLCLKLRRKHQIWSPEMTENIKHSKAFHSKADQSNHIEQLRQTMSLQMPVTEDTPPDMLSGAMDLNVILPNGSVIKMSVERSTPMMDLLVQITTAHKLSPGSHALHAIGDRGVLPYKPSTPIGALDTWTVNIVPKNLSKNGRYQSQSILKCISKPFEQTFRLQVHLPRNQLYVSRISPKTQLNNILKQVCFEKNLDPTKYTLRKPDKLNEPLDLSKTLVEYKLQQLSLVLNTNRTLIGGLSSDDIMSRASKKFSCDDSLSSGSLGGRSLSPTRSDESSDTPRRSLMVKVLPSRPVRKRRLAPKPPSQQRSAPEQTIISHSRNSSDSSGYHESSVLSDAVDGSVGITRTINFSPTKTSGPTMSRSMTNLQACGQNQNQFSEIPFMSNNIGQSKHSVSTTSLISIQSRKKKAAPLPPLANKPKLAPPQEESESEPETQRKSQTLPVTTKMYITDPQEKSKTVSRIELNNNVVEPNLSPATSSLSSLSRSDVDRGCKYLSKLEVKSKRPAPKPPMRSSSINLPEASNPPGDLTTVPQLSSGSTADEDELRMDDEEIDRIFGDATSGYDTPSIVTVKENNTDVTDIDWEYKLPDPPSAFRDDHSPAMTMFDTVTIGNLKDVVFQEELSVNPVKVKEDSISVQESVKKIIGDEYHCFPQDSGIGSDDSSLPSSCEEKIHADEKPVKIVEPKESKLNNFKIVAYNEDCSRPTEIFCDESVKTWRTTQIARESNPAYKTQTTNSVNRHKSFSMDRTNLSVTVKRSTSHISLLSGNIKPSNRLAKHYIGRTYSSERLDYDDKSPVKRSFSVDNITEDAQENCQNDNEIEILPKKIEPTLEQSSPLHSLQILKTILPQIEDHKENTENNNLSFDEVSNIPNTSLSETISEKSSEGPLNEEILYMNMSKPNIETTEFNDSPTRMAFLKSTCQEVKCEQKPVTMESSTTVKHVQSINKLHEEPSKNDILNLHSGFRNENPEAQIPVNKDEKVKRYLYTGPPKISLSTWNERPKRQVSIKTDRDYVIGIRQRLQQKTDGNANKSLDEDHFNKPVSRVPIVKSVELKKPYAEQLQTSSPVLALSEAIKVEAKLSNELKKPYVEQLQTISPVMALSEAIKAQAKLSNGYSYHGNAIVLTSENDDNVILRSLEKKSSTDSSYTFGKLMGRSRKPREISTNVDPRENLLESIRSFGGRDNLRKIRA from the exons aCAAACGATGTCCTTGCAGATGCCGGTGACGGAAGACACGCCTCCCGACATGCTGTCTGGGGCAATGGATCTGAACGTGATTTTGCCTAACGGTTCCGTGATCAAGATGAGCGTCGAGAGAAG tacGCCAATGATGGACTTACTTGTGCAGATCACAACTGCCCACAAACTATCGCCAGGCAGTCACGCGTTGCACGCTATCGGAGACCGCGGAGTCTTACCGTACAAACCCAGTACTCCTATCG GTGCCCTAGATACATGGACAGTAAACATCGTTCCTAAAAACTTAAGTAAAAATGGCAGGTATCAAAGCCAGTCTATTCTGAAATGCATATCAAAACCGTTCGAACAAACGTTCCGTCTTcag GTGCATTTACCGAGAAATCAGTTGTACGTCTCCCGAATAAGTCCAAAAACACAACTAAACAACATTCTTAAACAAGTATGTTTCGAGAAAAATCTTGATCCCACCAAGTACACATTAAGGAAACCag acaaatTGAACGAGCCCTTAGACTTGAGTAAAACATTAGTTGAGTATAAACTACAACAATTGTCTCTTGTGCTGAATACTAATCGCACTCTCATCGGCGGCCTATCTTCAGATGACATTATGTCCCGGGCCTCTAAAAAATTTTCG TGTGATGATAGTTTGAGTAGTGGAAGTTTGGGTGGTAGAAGTTTGAGTCCGACTAGATCAGATGAATCTTCAGACACTCCACGTCGTTCATTAATGGTCAAAGTATTACCATCTAGACCGGTTCGAAAAAGAAGACTAGCGCCAAAGCCGCCATCG CAACAACGAAGTGCTCcagaacaaacaataatatcacatTCGCGAAATAGTTCTGATAGTAGTGGATACCACGAATCATCAGTCCTTAGTGATGCTGTTGATGgcag TGTTGGAATAACGAGGACTATAAATTTTTCTCCTACTAAAACGTCTGGCCCGACCATGTCGCGTTCAATGACCAATCTTCAAGCTTGCGGACAAAATCAGAACCAGTTCTCCGAAATACCTTTTATGTCTAACAACATAGGTCAATCAAAACACTCTGTATCTACTACATCACTTATATCAATTCAAA gtcgTAAAAAGAAAGCTGCGCCCCTTCCACCTCTAGCAAATAAGCCCAAACTTGCACCGCCACAAGAAGAATCTGAAAGTGAACCAGAAACACAGAGAAAATCGCAAACACTACCTGTtactacaaaaatgtatataacagATCCacaagaaaaatcaaaaactgttTCCAGAATAGAACTGAACAATAATGTAGTTGAACCTAATCTATCCCCAGCAACATCCTCATTGTCATCACTTAGTCGATCAGATGTAGATAGAG GTTGTAAATACTTATCAAAATTGGAAGTGAAATCGAAAAGACCGGCGCCTAAACCACCTATGCGATCTTCGTCTATAAACCTACCAGAGGCGTCCAATCCACCTGGAGATTTGACAACAGTACCTCAATTATCTTCAG GTTCCACTGCCGACGAAGACGAGTTGCGTATGGACGATGAAGAAATCGATCGTATATTTGGAGATGCAACTAGTGGTTATGATACACCATCTATTGTTACCGTAAAAGAAAACAACACAGACGTTACAGATATTGATTGGGAATACAAATTACCTGATCCTCCTTCAGCTTTTAGGGATGACCATTCTCCTGCAATGACGATGTTCGATACAGTAACCATCGGTAACCTTAAGGATGTCGTCTTTCAAGAGGAACTTTCTGTTAATCCAGTAAAAGTTAAAGAAGATAGCATCTCAGTTCAAGagtctgtaaaaaaaataattggggACGAATACCATTGTTTCCCTCAAGACTCGGGAATTGGATCAGATGATTCATCATTGCCGTCAAGTTgtgaagaaaaaatacatgCAGATGAAAAGCCCGTTAAAATTGTAGAACCAAAAGAATCtaaactaaacaattttaaaattgtagctTATAATGAAGATTGCTCTAGACCAACAGAAATATTCTGTGATGAGTCGGTTAAAACATGGAGGACAACACAAATAGCTCGAGAATCAAATCCTGCATACAAAACGCAAACCACTAACTCAGTTAATAGACACAAGTCGTTCAGTATGGATAGAACTAACTTGTCCGTAACAGTCAAACGGAGTACGTCACATATTAGTCTTTTGAGTGGTAATATAAAACCATCGAATCGGTTGGCTAAACACTATATTGGACGAACTTATTCTTCTGAACGACTTGATTATGATGACAAGTCACCGGTGAAAAGATCATTCAGTGTAGATAACATAACAGAGG ATGCTCAAGAAAATTGCCAAAATGACAACGAAATCGAAATActaccaaaaaaaattgaacctaCATTAGAACAATCTTCTCCCTTACACTCGCTtcag atattaaaaacaattctacCCCAAATTGAAGATCATAAAGAAAACAcagaaaataacaatttgag ttttgatgaAGTTTCCAATATTCCAAATACATCACTTTCAGAAACAATATCAGAAAAAAGCAGCGAAGGTCCGTTGAATGAGGAAATTCTTTATATGAATATGTCAAAACCAAATATAGAAACAACGGAATTCAATGATTCACCAACACGAATGGCTTTTCTGAAATCTACGTGTCAAGAAGTGAAATGTGAACAGAAGCCTGTGACAATGGAAAGTTCAACTACTGTCAAACACGTTCAATCCATAAATAAACTCCACGAAGAGCCTAGTAAAaacgatatattaaatttgcataGTGGATTTCGTAATGAAAACCCGGAAGCCCAAATACCAGTCAATAAAGACGAAAAAGTTAAGAGGTATTTGTACACGGGTCCTCCAAAAATCAGCTTATCCACGTGGAACGAACGTCCCAAAAGGCAGGTCAGCATCAAAACCGACCGAGACTACGTTATTGGCATTAGACAAAGGTTACAGCAAAAGACCGATGGTAATGCTAATAAGTCGTTAGATGAAGACCACTTCAATAAGCCTGTGTCCAGGGTACCGATAGTGAAGTCGGTCGAACTGAAGAAACCTTACGCTGAACAATTACAAACGTCTAGCCCAGTTCTGGCACTATCCGAAGCAATCAAAGTTGAAGCTAAACTCAGTAATGAACTGAAGAAACCTTATGTTGAACAATTGCAAACGATTAGCCCAGTTATGGCCCTATCCGAAGCAATTAAAGCTCAAGCCAAGCTCAGTAATGGCTACAGTTACCACGGCAATGCGATAGTTTTGACCAGTGAAAATGACGACAACGTAATACTAAGATCGTTGGAAAAGAAATCATCCACTGATAGCTCATACACTTTTGGCAAACTAATGGGTCGGTCTAGAAAACCTAGGGAAATTTCAACGAATGTCGACCCCAGGGAGAATCTACTCGAATCAATCAGATCGTTTGGGGGCAGAGATAACCTAAGAAAAATTAGAGCATAG
- the LOC114119573 gene encoding cordon-bleu protein-like 1 isoform X4 has translation MNVLCLKLRRKHQIWSPEMTENIKHSKAFHSKADQSNHIEQLRQTMSLQMPVTEDTPPDMLSGAMDLNVILPNGSVIKMSVERSTPMMDLLVQITTAHKLSPGSHALHAIGDRGVLPYKPSTPIGALDTWTVNIVPKNLSKNGRYQSQSILKCISKPFEQTFRLQVHLPRNQLYVSRISPKTQLNNILKQVCFEKNLDPTKYTLRKPDKLNEPLDLSKTLVEYKLQQLSLVLNTNRTLIGGLSSDDIMSRASKKFSCDDSLSSGSLGGRSLSPTRSDESSDTPRRSLMVKVLPSRPVRKRRLAPKPPSQQRSAPEQTIISHSRNSSDSSGYHESSVLSDAVDGSVGITRTINFSPTKTSGPTMSRSMTNLQACGQNQNQFSEIPFMSNNIGQSKHSVSTTSLISIQSRKKKAAPLPPLANKPKLAPPQEESESEPETQRKSQTLPVTTKMYITDPQEKSKTVSRIELNNNVVEPNLSPATSSLSSLSRSDVDRGSTADEDELRMDDEEIDRIFGDATSGYDTPSIVTVKENNTDVTDIDWEYKLPDPPSAFRDDHSPAMTMFDTVTIGNLKDVVFQEELSVNPVKVKEDSISVQESVKKIIGDEYHCFPQDSGIGSDDSSLPSSCEEKIHADEKPVKIVEPKESKLNNFKIVAYNEDCSRPTEIFCDESVKTWRTTQIARESNPAYKTQTTNSVNRHKSFSMDRTNLSVTVKRSTSHISLLSGNIKPSNRLAKHYIGRTYSSERLDYDDKSPVKRSFSVDNITEDAQENCQNDNEIEILPKKIEPTLEQSSPLHSLQILKTILPQIEDHKENTENNNLSFDEVSNIPNTSLSETISEKSSEGPLNEEILYMNMSKPNIETTEFNDSPTRMAFLKSTCQEVKCEQKPVTMESSTTVKHVQSINKLHEEPSKNDILNLHSGFRNENPEAQIPVNKDEKVKRYLYTGPPKISLSTWNERPKRQVSIKTDRDYVIGIRQRLQQKTDGNANKSLDEDHFNKPVSRVPIVKSVELKKPYAEQLQTSSPVLALSEAIKVEAKLSNELKKPYVEQLQTISPVMALSEAIKAQAKLSNGYSYHGNAIVLTSENDDNVILRSLEKKSSTDSSYTFGKLMGRSRKPREISTNVDPRENLLESIRSFGGRDNLRKIRA, from the exons aCAAACGATGTCCTTGCAGATGCCGGTGACGGAAGACACGCCTCCCGACATGCTGTCTGGGGCAATGGATCTGAACGTGATTTTGCCTAACGGTTCCGTGATCAAGATGAGCGTCGAGAGAAG tacGCCAATGATGGACTTACTTGTGCAGATCACAACTGCCCACAAACTATCGCCAGGCAGTCACGCGTTGCACGCTATCGGAGACCGCGGAGTCTTACCGTACAAACCCAGTACTCCTATCG GTGCCCTAGATACATGGACAGTAAACATCGTTCCTAAAAACTTAAGTAAAAATGGCAGGTATCAAAGCCAGTCTATTCTGAAATGCATATCAAAACCGTTCGAACAAACGTTCCGTCTTcag GTGCATTTACCGAGAAATCAGTTGTACGTCTCCCGAATAAGTCCAAAAACACAACTAAACAACATTCTTAAACAAGTATGTTTCGAGAAAAATCTTGATCCCACCAAGTACACATTAAGGAAACCag acaaatTGAACGAGCCCTTAGACTTGAGTAAAACATTAGTTGAGTATAAACTACAACAATTGTCTCTTGTGCTGAATACTAATCGCACTCTCATCGGCGGCCTATCTTCAGATGACATTATGTCCCGGGCCTCTAAAAAATTTTCG TGTGATGATAGTTTGAGTAGTGGAAGTTTGGGTGGTAGAAGTTTGAGTCCGACTAGATCAGATGAATCTTCAGACACTCCACGTCGTTCATTAATGGTCAAAGTATTACCATCTAGACCGGTTCGAAAAAGAAGACTAGCGCCAAAGCCGCCATCG CAACAACGAAGTGCTCcagaacaaacaataatatcacatTCGCGAAATAGTTCTGATAGTAGTGGATACCACGAATCATCAGTCCTTAGTGATGCTGTTGATGgcag TGTTGGAATAACGAGGACTATAAATTTTTCTCCTACTAAAACGTCTGGCCCGACCATGTCGCGTTCAATGACCAATCTTCAAGCTTGCGGACAAAATCAGAACCAGTTCTCCGAAATACCTTTTATGTCTAACAACATAGGTCAATCAAAACACTCTGTATCTACTACATCACTTATATCAATTCAAA gtcgTAAAAAGAAAGCTGCGCCCCTTCCACCTCTAGCAAATAAGCCCAAACTTGCACCGCCACAAGAAGAATCTGAAAGTGAACCAGAAACACAGAGAAAATCGCAAACACTACCTGTtactacaaaaatgtatataacagATCCacaagaaaaatcaaaaactgttTCCAGAATAGAACTGAACAATAATGTAGTTGAACCTAATCTATCCCCAGCAACATCCTCATTGTCATCACTTAGTCGATCAGATGTAGATAGAG GTTCCACTGCCGACGAAGACGAGTTGCGTATGGACGATGAAGAAATCGATCGTATATTTGGAGATGCAACTAGTGGTTATGATACACCATCTATTGTTACCGTAAAAGAAAACAACACAGACGTTACAGATATTGATTGGGAATACAAATTACCTGATCCTCCTTCAGCTTTTAGGGATGACCATTCTCCTGCAATGACGATGTTCGATACAGTAACCATCGGTAACCTTAAGGATGTCGTCTTTCAAGAGGAACTTTCTGTTAATCCAGTAAAAGTTAAAGAAGATAGCATCTCAGTTCAAGagtctgtaaaaaaaataattggggACGAATACCATTGTTTCCCTCAAGACTCGGGAATTGGATCAGATGATTCATCATTGCCGTCAAGTTgtgaagaaaaaatacatgCAGATGAAAAGCCCGTTAAAATTGTAGAACCAAAAGAATCtaaactaaacaattttaaaattgtagctTATAATGAAGATTGCTCTAGACCAACAGAAATATTCTGTGATGAGTCGGTTAAAACATGGAGGACAACACAAATAGCTCGAGAATCAAATCCTGCATACAAAACGCAAACCACTAACTCAGTTAATAGACACAAGTCGTTCAGTATGGATAGAACTAACTTGTCCGTAACAGTCAAACGGAGTACGTCACATATTAGTCTTTTGAGTGGTAATATAAAACCATCGAATCGGTTGGCTAAACACTATATTGGACGAACTTATTCTTCTGAACGACTTGATTATGATGACAAGTCACCGGTGAAAAGATCATTCAGTGTAGATAACATAACAGAGG ATGCTCAAGAAAATTGCCAAAATGACAACGAAATCGAAATActaccaaaaaaaattgaacctaCATTAGAACAATCTTCTCCCTTACACTCGCTtcag atattaaaaacaattctacCCCAAATTGAAGATCATAAAGAAAACAcagaaaataacaatttgag ttttgatgaAGTTTCCAATATTCCAAATACATCACTTTCAGAAACAATATCAGAAAAAAGCAGCGAAGGTCCGTTGAATGAGGAAATTCTTTATATGAATATGTCAAAACCAAATATAGAAACAACGGAATTCAATGATTCACCAACACGAATGGCTTTTCTGAAATCTACGTGTCAAGAAGTGAAATGTGAACAGAAGCCTGTGACAATGGAAAGTTCAACTACTGTCAAACACGTTCAATCCATAAATAAACTCCACGAAGAGCCTAGTAAAaacgatatattaaatttgcataGTGGATTTCGTAATGAAAACCCGGAAGCCCAAATACCAGTCAATAAAGACGAAAAAGTTAAGAGGTATTTGTACACGGGTCCTCCAAAAATCAGCTTATCCACGTGGAACGAACGTCCCAAAAGGCAGGTCAGCATCAAAACCGACCGAGACTACGTTATTGGCATTAGACAAAGGTTACAGCAAAAGACCGATGGTAATGCTAATAAGTCGTTAGATGAAGACCACTTCAATAAGCCTGTGTCCAGGGTACCGATAGTGAAGTCGGTCGAACTGAAGAAACCTTACGCTGAACAATTACAAACGTCTAGCCCAGTTCTGGCACTATCCGAAGCAATCAAAGTTGAAGCTAAACTCAGTAATGAACTGAAGAAACCTTATGTTGAACAATTGCAAACGATTAGCCCAGTTATGGCCCTATCCGAAGCAATTAAAGCTCAAGCCAAGCTCAGTAATGGCTACAGTTACCACGGCAATGCGATAGTTTTGACCAGTGAAAATGACGACAACGTAATACTAAGATCGTTGGAAAAGAAATCATCCACTGATAGCTCATACACTTTTGGCAAACTAATGGGTCGGTCTAGAAAACCTAGGGAAATTTCAACGAATGTCGACCCCAGGGAGAATCTACTCGAATCAATCAGATCGTTTGGGGGCAGAGATAACCTAAGAAAAATTAGAGCATAG
- the LOC114119573 gene encoding cordon-bleu protein-like 1 isoform X3 codes for MSLQMPVTEDTPPDMLSGAMDLNVILPNGSVIKMSVERSTPMMDLLVQITTAHKLSPGSHALHAIGDRGVLPYKPSTPIGALDTWTVNIVPKNLSKNGRYQSQSILKCISKPFEQTFRLQVHLPRNQLYVSRISPKTQLNNILKQVCFEKNLDPTKYTLRKPDKLNEPLDLSKTLVEYKLQQLSLVLNTNRTLIGGLSSDDIMSRASKKFSCDDSLSSGSLGGRSLSPTRSDESSDTPRRSLMVKVLPSRPVRKRRLAPKPPSQQRSAPEQTIISHSRNSSDSSGYHESSVLSDAVDGSVGITRTINFSPTKTSGPTMSRSMTNLQACGQNQNQFSEIPFMSNNIGQSKHSVSTTSLISIQSRKKKAAPLPPLANKPKLAPPQEESESEPETQRKSQTLPVTTKMYITDPQEKSKTVSRIELNNNVVEPNLSPATSSLSSLSRSDVDRDLTEPTSPTSSIVIGCKYLSKLEVKSKRPAPKPPMRSSSINLPEASNPPGDLTTVPQLSSGSTADEDELRMDDEEIDRIFGDATSGYDTPSIVTVKENNTDVTDIDWEYKLPDPPSAFRDDHSPAMTMFDTVTIGNLKDVVFQEELSVNPVKVKEDSISVQESVKKIIGDEYHCFPQDSGIGSDDSSLPSSCEEKIHADEKPVKIVEPKESKLNNFKIVAYNEDCSRPTEIFCDESVKTWRTTQIARESNPAYKTQTTNSVNRHKSFSMDRTNLSVTVKRSTSHISLLSGNIKPSNRLAKHYIGRTYSSERLDYDDKSPVKRSFSVDNITEDAQENCQNDNEIEILPKKIEPTLEQSSPLHSLQILKTILPQIEDHKENTENNNLSFDEVSNIPNTSLSETISEKSSEGPLNEEILYMNMSKPNIETTEFNDSPTRMAFLKSTCQEVKCEQKPVTMESSTTVKHVQSINKLHEEPSKNDILNLHSGFRNENPEAQIPVNKDEKVKRYLYTGPPKISLSTWNERPKRQVSIKTDRDYVIGIRQRLQQKTDGNANKSLDEDHFNKPVSRVPIVKSVELKKPYAEQLQTSSPVLALSEAIKVEAKLSNELKKPYVEQLQTISPVMALSEAIKAQAKLSNGYSYHGNAIVLTSENDDNVILRSLEKKSSTDSSYTFGKLMGRSRKPREISTNVDPRENLLESIRSFGGRDNLRKIRA; via the exons ATGTCCTTGCAGATGCCGGTGACGGAAGACACGCCTCCCGACATGCTGTCTGGGGCAATGGATCTGAACGTGATTTTGCCTAACGGTTCCGTGATCAAGATGAGCGTCGAGAGAAG tacGCCAATGATGGACTTACTTGTGCAGATCACAACTGCCCACAAACTATCGCCAGGCAGTCACGCGTTGCACGCTATCGGAGACCGCGGAGTCTTACCGTACAAACCCAGTACTCCTATCG GTGCCCTAGATACATGGACAGTAAACATCGTTCCTAAAAACTTAAGTAAAAATGGCAGGTATCAAAGCCAGTCTATTCTGAAATGCATATCAAAACCGTTCGAACAAACGTTCCGTCTTcag GTGCATTTACCGAGAAATCAGTTGTACGTCTCCCGAATAAGTCCAAAAACACAACTAAACAACATTCTTAAACAAGTATGTTTCGAGAAAAATCTTGATCCCACCAAGTACACATTAAGGAAACCag acaaatTGAACGAGCCCTTAGACTTGAGTAAAACATTAGTTGAGTATAAACTACAACAATTGTCTCTTGTGCTGAATACTAATCGCACTCTCATCGGCGGCCTATCTTCAGATGACATTATGTCCCGGGCCTCTAAAAAATTTTCG TGTGATGATAGTTTGAGTAGTGGAAGTTTGGGTGGTAGAAGTTTGAGTCCGACTAGATCAGATGAATCTTCAGACACTCCACGTCGTTCATTAATGGTCAAAGTATTACCATCTAGACCGGTTCGAAAAAGAAGACTAGCGCCAAAGCCGCCATCG CAACAACGAAGTGCTCcagaacaaacaataatatcacatTCGCGAAATAGTTCTGATAGTAGTGGATACCACGAATCATCAGTCCTTAGTGATGCTGTTGATGgcag TGTTGGAATAACGAGGACTATAAATTTTTCTCCTACTAAAACGTCTGGCCCGACCATGTCGCGTTCAATGACCAATCTTCAAGCTTGCGGACAAAATCAGAACCAGTTCTCCGAAATACCTTTTATGTCTAACAACATAGGTCAATCAAAACACTCTGTATCTACTACATCACTTATATCAATTCAAA gtcgTAAAAAGAAAGCTGCGCCCCTTCCACCTCTAGCAAATAAGCCCAAACTTGCACCGCCACAAGAAGAATCTGAAAGTGAACCAGAAACACAGAGAAAATCGCAAACACTACCTGTtactacaaaaatgtatataacagATCCacaagaaaaatcaaaaactgttTCCAGAATAGAACTGAACAATAATGTAGTTGAACCTAATCTATCCCCAGCAACATCCTCATTGTCATCACTTAGTCGATCAGATGTAGATAGAG ATTTGACTGAACCCACATCTCCCACATCCTCGATTGTAATAGGTTGTAAATACTTATCAAAATTGGAAGTGAAATCGAAAAGACCGGCGCCTAAACCACCTATGCGATCTTCGTCTATAAACCTACCAGAGGCGTCCAATCCACCTGGAGATTTGACAACAGTACCTCAATTATCTTCAG GTTCCACTGCCGACGAAGACGAGTTGCGTATGGACGATGAAGAAATCGATCGTATATTTGGAGATGCAACTAGTGGTTATGATACACCATCTATTGTTACCGTAAAAGAAAACAACACAGACGTTACAGATATTGATTGGGAATACAAATTACCTGATCCTCCTTCAGCTTTTAGGGATGACCATTCTCCTGCAATGACGATGTTCGATACAGTAACCATCGGTAACCTTAAGGATGTCGTCTTTCAAGAGGAACTTTCTGTTAATCCAGTAAAAGTTAAAGAAGATAGCATCTCAGTTCAAGagtctgtaaaaaaaataattggggACGAATACCATTGTTTCCCTCAAGACTCGGGAATTGGATCAGATGATTCATCATTGCCGTCAAGTTgtgaagaaaaaatacatgCAGATGAAAAGCCCGTTAAAATTGTAGAACCAAAAGAATCtaaactaaacaattttaaaattgtagctTATAATGAAGATTGCTCTAGACCAACAGAAATATTCTGTGATGAGTCGGTTAAAACATGGAGGACAACACAAATAGCTCGAGAATCAAATCCTGCATACAAAACGCAAACCACTAACTCAGTTAATAGACACAAGTCGTTCAGTATGGATAGAACTAACTTGTCCGTAACAGTCAAACGGAGTACGTCACATATTAGTCTTTTGAGTGGTAATATAAAACCATCGAATCGGTTGGCTAAACACTATATTGGACGAACTTATTCTTCTGAACGACTTGATTATGATGACAAGTCACCGGTGAAAAGATCATTCAGTGTAGATAACATAACAGAGG ATGCTCAAGAAAATTGCCAAAATGACAACGAAATCGAAATActaccaaaaaaaattgaacctaCATTAGAACAATCTTCTCCCTTACACTCGCTtcag atattaaaaacaattctacCCCAAATTGAAGATCATAAAGAAAACAcagaaaataacaatttgag ttttgatgaAGTTTCCAATATTCCAAATACATCACTTTCAGAAACAATATCAGAAAAAAGCAGCGAAGGTCCGTTGAATGAGGAAATTCTTTATATGAATATGTCAAAACCAAATATAGAAACAACGGAATTCAATGATTCACCAACACGAATGGCTTTTCTGAAATCTACGTGTCAAGAAGTGAAATGTGAACAGAAGCCTGTGACAATGGAAAGTTCAACTACTGTCAAACACGTTCAATCCATAAATAAACTCCACGAAGAGCCTAGTAAAaacgatatattaaatttgcataGTGGATTTCGTAATGAAAACCCGGAAGCCCAAATACCAGTCAATAAAGACGAAAAAGTTAAGAGGTATTTGTACACGGGTCCTCCAAAAATCAGCTTATCCACGTGGAACGAACGTCCCAAAAGGCAGGTCAGCATCAAAACCGACCGAGACTACGTTATTGGCATTAGACAAAGGTTACAGCAAAAGACCGATGGTAATGCTAATAAGTCGTTAGATGAAGACCACTTCAATAAGCCTGTGTCCAGGGTACCGATAGTGAAGTCGGTCGAACTGAAGAAACCTTACGCTGAACAATTACAAACGTCTAGCCCAGTTCTGGCACTATCCGAAGCAATCAAAGTTGAAGCTAAACTCAGTAATGAACTGAAGAAACCTTATGTTGAACAATTGCAAACGATTAGCCCAGTTATGGCCCTATCCGAAGCAATTAAAGCTCAAGCCAAGCTCAGTAATGGCTACAGTTACCACGGCAATGCGATAGTTTTGACCAGTGAAAATGACGACAACGTAATACTAAGATCGTTGGAAAAGAAATCATCCACTGATAGCTCATACACTTTTGGCAAACTAATGGGTCGGTCTAGAAAACCTAGGGAAATTTCAACGAATGTCGACCCCAGGGAGAATCTACTCGAATCAATCAGATCGTTTGGGGGCAGAGATAACCTAAGAAAAATTAGAGCATAG